The following coding sequences lie in one Metallumcola ferriviriculae genomic window:
- a CDS encoding aminopeptidase yields MGENNKFKELADKLAATKKNGWLKSEPQERQEVFSLARRYMAYLSAAKTEREAVTETVAWCQKQGFIPLEEAMKGGQKTGDKFYWVWQERSVVIGIWGKAGLKRGFKLVGSHLDSPRLDLKPQPLYEAEGLGMCKTHYYGGIKKYQWTAVPLALHGVVVTATGEKKVIVIGEDDNDPIFTITDLLPHLAKDQMQKKLGQAIAGESLNIIFGSIPVEDEEVKEPVKLALLEYLNREYGMVEEDFISADLELVPAANARDLGLDRSLIASYGQDDRICAYATMEAMAEIEQPERLVLGLFADKEEVGSMGITGMRSNMLEYLLEQLLTWSAEQMGIYQLMAESQAISADVNAAVDPSYADVMDKHNAARLGYGVVLTKYTGSGGKFNANDAAAEYVGEIRNIFNSHDILWQTGELGKVDKGGGGTIAQFLANKGIQTIDCGPSILNMHAPLEIASKVDFYHTVRAYRAFLAEN; encoded by the coding sequence ATGGGAGAAAACAATAAGTTTAAAGAACTGGCGGACAAGCTGGCGGCAACGAAGAAGAATGGATGGCTGAAGTCAGAACCTCAAGAGCGTCAAGAGGTCTTTTCACTGGCGAGAAGGTATATGGCTTATTTAAGTGCTGCCAAGACAGAACGCGAAGCGGTAACAGAAACTGTGGCTTGGTGTCAGAAACAGGGGTTCATACCGCTGGAAGAAGCGATGAAAGGGGGGCAAAAAACCGGGGATAAATTTTACTGGGTTTGGCAGGAACGTTCTGTGGTAATTGGTATTTGGGGTAAGGCGGGTCTAAAGCGCGGGTTTAAACTGGTGGGCAGTCATCTAGACTCTCCGCGGTTAGACTTAAAACCTCAGCCGTTGTATGAAGCGGAAGGATTAGGCATGTGTAAAACTCATTATTACGGCGGCATAAAAAAATACCAGTGGACAGCGGTGCCGCTTGCGCTGCACGGAGTGGTAGTGACTGCAACTGGAGAAAAGAAAGTTATCGTCATTGGTGAGGATGATAATGACCCTATTTTTACTATCACTGACCTGCTGCCCCACCTAGCTAAGGACCAGATGCAGAAAAAGCTTGGCCAGGCTATTGCGGGGGAAAGTTTAAACATAATTTTTGGCAGTATCCCGGTGGAGGATGAGGAGGTTAAAGAACCGGTAAAGCTAGCTCTTCTTGAGTATCTGAACCGTGAATATGGGATGGTTGAAGAAGATTTTATCAGTGCTGATTTGGAATTGGTGCCTGCGGCTAATGCCCGGGATTTAGGACTGGACCGCAGTCTTATCGCTTCCTACGGTCAGGATGATCGTATCTGTGCCTATGCCACCATGGAAGCAATGGCTGAGATTGAGCAGCCGGAGCGTTTGGTTTTGGGGCTTTTTGCAGACAAGGAAGAGGTAGGCAGTATGGGCATCACTGGGATGAGGTCCAACATGCTTGAATATTTATTGGAGCAGCTGCTGACTTGGTCCGCAGAACAGATGGGCATCTACCAACTGATGGCTGAATCTCAAGCCATATCTGCAGACGTTAACGCCGCGGTTGACCCAAGTTATGCTGATGTCATGGATAAACATAACGCTGCCAGATTGGGGTACGGTGTAGTGTTGACAAAGTATACGGGCTCCGGAGGGAAATTTAATGCAAATGATGCAGCTGCCGAATATGTAGGAGAAATTCGTAACATTTTTAATAGTCACGACATTCTGTGGCAAACCGGGGAACTGGGTAAAGTGGACAAGGGAGGCGGTGGCACAATTGCGCAATTTCTTGCCAACAAAGGTATTCAGACCATAGACTGCGGGCCGTCCATTCTTAATATGCATGCACCGCTGGAAATAGCTAGTAAAGTAGATTTCTATCATACTGTGCGCGCCTATCGGGCATTCTTGGCAGAAAACTAG
- the selD gene encoding selenide, water dikinase SelD: protein MLDKKVRLTQYACAAGUAAKVGPGTLQDILADLPQFSDPRLLVGGATMDDAGVFKINEEQALVQTVDFFTPMVDDPYAFGQIAAANALSDIYAMGGTPLTALNVTCFDTKKMDLDILRKILAGGADKMQEARCTLVGGHTVEDKEPKYGLAVTGIVHPGQIITNSGAKPGAAVVLTKPLGSGILSTAVKGELLSTEAEEKLIATMARLNNEAAAVMRQVGVLAATDITGFGLLGHAWEVCHGSKVSMQLNIDALPLLEGTVEYANMGVIPGGAYTNLKYLQDKVNFTADLPDYWKAILSDPQTSGGLLLVVERENVEELVTRLKAVGEAAAVIGEVTTGESMIEIRR, encoded by the coding sequence ATGTTGGATAAGAAAGTCAGACTCACCCAATATGCTTGCGCTGCAGGTTGAGCAGCCAAAGTAGGGCCCGGAACGCTTCAGGATATATTAGCGGACTTACCGCAATTTTCGGACCCTAGGCTGCTGGTCGGCGGCGCAACGATGGATGATGCTGGAGTATTTAAAATAAATGAAGAACAGGCTTTAGTACAGACAGTAGATTTTTTTACGCCTATGGTAGATGACCCTTATGCTTTCGGACAGATTGCAGCAGCAAATGCGTTAAGTGATATTTATGCCATGGGTGGTACGCCGCTTACCGCTTTAAATGTTACTTGCTTTGATACCAAAAAGATGGATTTGGACATCTTACGGAAGATTCTTGCCGGCGGGGCGGATAAGATGCAAGAGGCTCGCTGTACATTGGTAGGTGGTCATACTGTAGAAGATAAGGAGCCCAAATATGGTTTGGCAGTTACAGGGATAGTGCACCCGGGGCAAATTATAACTAACAGCGGGGCCAAGCCCGGAGCTGCTGTGGTTTTGACAAAACCTTTGGGCAGCGGCATTCTCAGTACTGCCGTGAAAGGTGAGCTGCTCAGTACTGAGGCAGAAGAAAAGCTGATCGCCACAATGGCCAGGCTGAACAATGAGGCAGCAGCCGTTATGCGTCAGGTAGGTGTTTTGGCAGCCACGGATATTACCGGCTTCGGCTTACTAGGACATGCTTGGGAGGTCTGCCACGGCAGTAAGGTGAGTATGCAGCTTAATATAGATGCGCTGCCATTACTGGAAGGTACAGTGGAATATGCTAATATGGGGGTTATTCCCGGAGGTGCGTATACAAACTTGAAATACCTTCAGGATAAAGTGAACTTTACTGCAGACTTACCGGATTACTGGAAGGCAATTTTATCAGACCCGCAAACTTCAGGGGGACTTTTGTTAGTTGTCGAAAGAGAAAATGTGGAGGAACTGGTGACCCGGCTCAAAGCGGTTGGTGAGGCAGCTGCGGTAATTGGTGAAGTGACTACGGGCGAAAGCATGATTGAAATAAGGAGATAA
- the yedF gene encoding sulfurtransferase-like selenium metabolism protein YedF: MDNIVDATGLSCPQPVVVTKKALEQLTGGKLVTIVDNEAARDNVVKLAKSLAMDVQVEQQEDRYHVHIYREDIQGLSRSADEKTAVMLFGDNVLGSGERELGEVLIKSYFYTLVENDTKPRVLMFINQGVYLTCESSPVLSHLLALEKAGVEVLSCGTCLDFYQLKEKLCVGTVTNMYTILENLMNAERAITF; encoded by the coding sequence ATGGATAATATTGTGGATGCCACGGGCCTTTCCTGCCCGCAGCCGGTGGTTGTTACCAAGAAAGCTTTGGAGCAGCTGACCGGTGGGAAGCTGGTGACCATTGTCGATAATGAGGCGGCGCGTGACAATGTGGTGAAGTTGGCTAAGAGTCTGGCCATGGATGTCCAGGTGGAACAGCAGGAGGATAGGTATCATGTGCATATTTATAGAGAGGATATCCAGGGCCTGTCTCGATCTGCAGATGAAAAGACGGCTGTTATGCTATTTGGCGATAATGTACTCGGTTCCGGTGAAAGAGAATTAGGTGAGGTGCTAATTAAGAGCTATTTTTACACTTTAGTGGAGAATGATACTAAACCCAGGGTATTGATGTTTATTAATCAGGGGGTCTATCTTACTTGTGAGAGTTCACCGGTATTGTCTCACCTGTTGGCTTTGGAAAAAGCTGGGGTAGAGGTTTTATCCTGCGGGACCTGCCTAGATTTTTATCAACTAAAAGAAAAGCTTTGTGTAGGGACCGTAACAAATATGTACACGATTCTTGAAAATCTGATGAATGCAGAGCGGGCCATAACATTTTAG
- a CDS encoding HEAT repeat domain-containing protein, whose product MKLTLILPLISVVALYLFIRHRKGLKKAKISLNELEPKEAALLLLHSDSEEQVVLAQQFEAIFNRPEWGRWQKKVATADPDTQADFAMAAAKFGGDPGQEWLMWAWQQSNPGLQLAVSRALAETVNQTTLTQILPLLHSAKAGLPTRAAEVVLSMGEKAVQPLLSHLKEVQKAVEKKFVIQLLGESESVRAVPDLTKCLLHDHEDVRREAVIALGKLAEKAEVSEALVKTLDDESWQVRAQAARVAGLMGIVEAAPALEALSVDPRWEVSTHAKEALSMLGGAKDGL is encoded by the coding sequence ATGAAGTTAACACTTATTTTACCTTTAATCTCGGTGGTAGCACTATACCTTTTTATTCGGCACAGAAAAGGCTTGAAGAAGGCAAAGATCAGTCTAAACGAACTTGAGCCAAAAGAGGCTGCTTTGCTGCTTTTACACAGTGACAGCGAGGAGCAGGTAGTATTAGCTCAGCAGTTTGAGGCGATTTTTAATAGGCCCGAATGGGGGCGTTGGCAGAAGAAGGTTGCCACGGCAGACCCCGATACTCAGGCGGATTTTGCCATGGCAGCGGCTAAATTTGGCGGCGATCCCGGGCAAGAGTGGTTGATGTGGGCTTGGCAGCAAAGTAATCCGGGGCTACAACTAGCCGTATCCAGAGCTTTAGCTGAAACTGTTAATCAGACTACATTGACCCAAATATTACCTTTGCTGCATAGCGCAAAAGCAGGACTGCCCACCAGGGCCGCCGAAGTGGTGCTTTCCATGGGTGAGAAAGCAGTACAGCCACTGCTTTCTCACCTTAAGGAAGTTCAAAAAGCAGTGGAAAAGAAGTTTGTTATTCAGCTATTAGGGGAATCGGAGTCAGTAAGGGCGGTACCTGACCTAACAAAGTGCCTCCTGCATGACCATGAGGACGTTCGTCGTGAGGCAGTAATAGCATTGGGTAAATTGGCGGAAAAAGCGGAAGTCTCTGAGGCACTGGTGAAAACGTTGGACGATGAGAGCTGGCAGGTTAGGGCACAGGCAGCTCGGGTCGCCGGTCTGATGGGAATCGTGGAAGCGGCGCCAGCTTTGGAAGCACTAAGCGTTGACCCCCGCTGGGAAGTCAGTACTCATGCCAAAGAAGCGCTGTCAATGCTAGGAGGTGCTAAAGATGGACTTTAA
- a CDS encoding mechanosensitive ion channel family protein gives MDFNYFFSFLESYVVRYITYGNLFALIKVVLLFVAARLVIFVGNKIIEKIFAKAETGRLAMDEKLAHTVKVLAKTFLIYGVYFAAALITLEIFQIPIIDVVFLKTLGSRAFKAILIFIAARLVLRFGGLAIDHIFNREDKEGLFLEERRAHTLSVLLRSILMYTVYFIAGLMVLEIFTIPTGSILASAGIAGLAVGFGAQNLVKDIITGFFIIFEDQFSVGEFVSVAEVTGIVDEMGLRTTKVREWTGQLHTIPNGEIGKVTNYNRGKMAALVSIGIAYEADVDWAIEVLRKTSEQAYQDMATIVDVPVVQGVVELADSAVVIRTVAQTVPGEQWAVERELRKLFKQALDANGIEIPYPRRVVITPEETDKPRVGEGG, from the coding sequence ATGGACTTTAATTATTTTTTTTCTTTTTTAGAAAGCTATGTAGTCAGGTATATCACGTATGGGAACTTATTTGCCTTAATTAAGGTAGTCTTACTATTCGTTGCTGCCCGGCTGGTTATATTCGTGGGCAATAAAATAATAGAGAAAATTTTTGCTAAGGCAGAAACCGGCCGTCTGGCAATGGATGAAAAGCTTGCTCATACGGTGAAAGTCTTGGCCAAGACTTTTCTCATCTACGGTGTTTACTTTGCTGCAGCACTTATCACATTGGAGATTTTCCAAATCCCTATCATCGATGTAGTATTTTTAAAAACTTTAGGCAGTCGGGCCTTTAAAGCGATATTAATTTTTATTGCAGCCCGCCTGGTGTTGCGTTTTGGTGGCTTAGCAATTGACCATATTTTCAACAGAGAGGACAAGGAAGGGCTCTTTTTGGAAGAAAGAAGGGCCCATACTTTAAGTGTACTGTTACGCAGTATTTTAATGTACACAGTTTATTTCATTGCTGGATTGATGGTGTTAGAGATTTTTACTATTCCCACTGGTTCAATCTTGGCATCCGCCGGAATTGCCGGTCTGGCTGTGGGTTTTGGGGCACAAAACCTAGTTAAGGATATAATTACCGGATTTTTTATTATTTTTGAAGATCAGTTTTCTGTTGGTGAGTTCGTGTCGGTGGCAGAAGTGACAGGTATTGTGGATGAGATGGGGCTGCGGACCACTAAAGTACGGGAGTGGACAGGACAGCTGCACACTATTCCCAATGGAGAGATTGGTAAGGTAACTAATTATAATCGCGGCAAGATGGCTGCATTAGTGAGTATAGGTATTGCTTATGAAGCGGATGTGGACTGGGCTATTGAGGTGTTGCGTAAAACTTCGGAACAAGCCTATCAGGATATGGCCACTATTGTGGATGTGCCGGTGGTTCAGGGTGTTGTGGAGTTGGCGGATTCAGCGGTGGTGATTCGGACTGTAGCTCAAACAGTCCCCGGGGAACAATGGGCAGTCGAAAGAGAACTGCGTAAGCTGTTTAAACAGGCGCTGGATGCCAACGGCATTGAAATTCCTTATCCGCGCCGGGTTGTCATTACCCCGGAGGAGACGGATAAACCTCGAGTTGGCGAAGGGGGATAG
- a CDS encoding DUF951 domain-containing protein has product MVKYLLGDIVKMKKQHPCGSDQWEVMRTGMDFRIKCLGCGRQVMLPRRKFEKSVREIVGRAD; this is encoded by the coding sequence ATGGTTAAATATCTACTGGGCGATATTGTGAAGATGAAAAAGCAGCACCCTTGTGGCAGTGACCAGTGGGAAGTAATGCGTACCGGGATGGATTTTCGCATTAAATGTTTGGGCTGCGGCAGACAAGTGATGCTTCCGCGCCGGAAATTCGAAAAGAGTGTACGCGAGATTGTCGGACGGGCGGACTAG
- the ychF gene encoding redox-regulated ATPase YchF produces the protein MSLSVGIIGLPNVGKSTLFNALTKQQAETANYPFCTIDPNIGIVAVPDERLEQLADMLGRERKIPSTVKFVDIAGLVKGASSGEGLGNQFLAHIREVDMLVHVVRCFQESDVTHVTGNVNPLEDISIIETELALADIETVVRRKEKVEKLIKAKEKGAQKEKELLNKVEEILNAGGLVREEMDGEQMALLAELNLLTAKPIIYAANISEEQLLSDTNDVLADLETYAGKKGVAAAPISAQLEAEVAELDDIERQEFLKDFGLDSSGLHRLIKSVYRLLGLNTFFTYNETEVRAWEISVGTPVPQAAGKIHKDMETGFIRADVINWQLLLDCGDFVAARQKGLLKSEGKEYELADGDVVYIHFRS, from the coding sequence ATGTCGTTATCGGTTGGCATTATAGGATTACCTAATGTAGGCAAGTCAACTTTATTTAATGCTTTAACGAAACAGCAAGCTGAGACTGCAAATTACCCTTTTTGTACCATTGACCCGAACATTGGAATTGTGGCCGTACCGGATGAACGGCTTGAACAATTGGCGGATATGCTGGGTAGGGAGCGAAAGATTCCCTCCACAGTCAAATTTGTAGATATCGCCGGGCTAGTCAAGGGTGCCAGTTCCGGAGAAGGTTTGGGTAATCAATTTTTGGCTCATATTCGGGAAGTAGATATGTTGGTGCATGTAGTGCGCTGTTTCCAAGAAAGTGATGTGACTCATGTCACGGGTAATGTTAATCCTTTAGAGGACATTTCCATCATTGAGACAGAATTGGCTTTAGCAGATATTGAGACAGTAGTCAGACGAAAGGAAAAGGTTGAGAAACTTATTAAAGCAAAAGAAAAAGGGGCACAAAAAGAGAAAGAACTATTGAATAAAGTCGAAGAAATCCTCAATGCCGGCGGGCTGGTCAGGGAGGAAATGGATGGAGAGCAGATGGCACTGTTAGCTGAACTTAATCTCCTTACGGCGAAGCCTATCATTTATGCAGCCAACATATCGGAAGAACAATTACTTAGTGATACTAACGATGTCTTGGCAGATTTAGAAACCTACGCTGGAAAGAAAGGGGTGGCGGCAGCACCCATTTCCGCTCAATTAGAAGCAGAGGTAGCGGAACTAGACGATATTGAACGGCAGGAATTTCTGAAAGATTTTGGCCTGGACAGTTCCGGGCTTCACCGCTTGATAAAGTCAGTCTATCGGTTACTGGGTCTTAATACTTTTTTTACGTATAACGAAACTGAAGTAAGGGCTTGGGAAATTTCGGTGGGGACACCTGTGCCCCAGGCTGCGGGGAAGATACATAAAGACATGGAAACAGGGTTTATCCGAGCGGATGTTATCAATTGGCAGTTACTTCTTGATTGTGGCGATTTTGTCGCAGCAAGGCAGAAAGGGCTGCTCAAGTCAGAAGGCAAGGAATATGAACTGGCGGACGGTGATGTGGTTTACATTCATTTTCGCAGTTGA
- the rpsF gene encoding 30S ribosomal protein S6 → MRAYECLYLVRPDIEDEAYTALVEKFNGVITSGGGEIESVDEWGKRRLAYEVRDYRDGKYILVQFSSNHEVSHEMERLMRISDDVLRFMVTRREEEK, encoded by the coding sequence ATGCGGGCTTATGAATGTTTATATCTGGTTCGTCCTGATATTGAAGACGAAGCGTATACTGCTCTGGTAGAAAAGTTTAATGGTGTTATTACCAGCGGCGGTGGTGAAATTGAAAGCGTAGATGAATGGGGCAAGCGCCGCTTGGCATACGAGGTGCGTGATTACCGTGACGGTAAGTATATCTTGGTGCAATTTAGCAGCAACCATGAGGTTTCCCATGAAATGGAGCGTCTCATGAGGATTAGTGACGATGTGCTGAGATTTATGGTTACTCGTAGAGAAGAAGAAAAATAA
- the rpsR gene encoding 30S ribosomal protein S18: MARDKRRGRKRVCNFCVDKVDYIDYKDTNRLRRHVTERGKILPRRISGNCAHHQRQLTRAIKRARVMALMPYTME; the protein is encoded by the coding sequence GTGGCCAGAGATAAAAGGCGGGGTCGGAAACGGGTCTGCAATTTCTGTGTTGATAAGGTTGATTATATTGACTATAAAGATACTAATCGCCTGCGCCGGCACGTTACTGAACGTGGTAAAATTCTTCCCAGAAGAATTTCCGGTAATTGCGCGCACCATCAACGTCAGTTAACCAGGGCAATCAAGCGGGCTCGGGTAATGGCATTGATGCCTTACACAATGGAATAG